The following are encoded in a window of Panicum virgatum strain AP13 chromosome 5N, P.virgatum_v5, whole genome shotgun sequence genomic DNA:
- the LOC120672412 gene encoding caffeoylshikimate esterase-like produces MEVEYHEEYVRSSRGVQLFTCGWLPAAAAPKALVFLCHGYGMECSGFMRECGVRLAAAGYGVFGIDYEGHGKSMGARCYIRSFRRLVDDCHNFFKSICELEEYRSKSRFLYGESMGGAVALLLHMKDPAFWDGAVLVAPMCKISEKVKPHPLVITLLTQVEDVIPKWKIVPTKDVIDAAFKDPVKREKIRKNKLIYQDKPRLKTALEMLRTSMHIEDSLSQVKLPFFVLHGEADTVTDPEISRALYERAASADKTIKLYPEMWHGLTAGEPDENVEAIFSDIVAWLNERSRSWTMEDRLTKMTPAPGKFVDSENRGEAPVRARPQGQRRGFLCGLAGRTHHHAEM; encoded by the exons ATGGAGGTCGAGTACCACGAG GAGTACGTGCGGAGCTCGAGGGGCGTGCAGCTCTTCACCTGCGGCTGGctgcccgccgcggcggcgcccaagGCGCTCGTCTTCCTCTGCCACG GCTACGGCATGGAGTGCAGTGGCTTCATGAGAG AATGCGGCGtgcggctggcggcggccggtTACGGCGTGTTCGGGATCGACTACGAGGGCCACGGCAAGTCGATGGGCGCCCGCTGCTACATCCGCAGCTTCCGCCGCCTCGTCGACGACTGCCACAACTTCTTCAAGTCCATCTGCG AGCTTGAGGAGTACCGGAGCAAGAGCCGGTTCCTGTACGGCGAGTCCatgggcggcgcggtggcgctgctgctgcacatGAAGGACCCGGCCTTCTGGGACGGCGCCGTCCTCGTCGCGCCCATGTGCAAG ATATCGGAGAAGGTGAAGCCGCACCCGCTGGTGATCACGCTCCTGACGCAGGTGGAGGACGTGATCCCCAAGTGGAAGATCGTGCCCACCAAGGACGTCATCGATGCCGCCTTCAAGGACCCCGTCAAGCGCGAAAAG ATCAGGAAGAACAAGCTCATCTACCAGGACAAGCCGCGGCTCAAGACCGCGCTGGAGATGCTCAGAACCAGCATGCACATAGAAGACAGCTTGTCACAG GTGAAGCTGCCGTTCTTCGTCCTGCACGGCGAGGCCGACACGGTGACGGACCCGGAGATCAGCCGCGCGCTGTACGAGCGCGCTGCCAGCGCGGACAAGACCATCAAGCTCTACCCGGAGATGTGGCAcggcctcaccgccggcgagcctgaCGAGAACGTGGAGGCCATCTTCTCCGACATCGTCGCCTGGCTCAACGAGCGCAGCCGCAGCTGGACCATGGAGGACCGCCTCACGAAGATGACGCCAGCTCCCGGCAAGTTCGTTGATAGCGAGAACCGCGGTGAGGCGCCGGTTCGAGCGCGACCTCAGGGACAGCGCCGAGGCTTCCTCTGCGGGCTTGCCGGCAGGACGCATCACCACGCTGAGATGTGA
- the LOC120672411 gene encoding UDP-glucuronic acid decarboxylase 2-like gives MASELTNRRGAAAHGSASNGGEYSPKPSKPLSWLSRAARYAAAEHRPVFALAGMLFAAALFTFSSSSSTSTSSYPAASAGFGHLAIGGHPSFRESSVGGKVPLGLRRRALRVLVTGGAGFVGSHLVDRLVERGDSVIVVDNFFTGRKGNVAHHLRNPRFEVIRHDVVEPILLEVDQIYHLACPASPVHYKYNPIKTIKTNVVGTLNMLGLAKRIGARFLLTSTSEVYGDPLQHPQVETYWGNVNPIGVRSCYDEGKRTAETLTMDYHRGANLEVRIARIFNTYGPRMCIDDGRVVSNFVAQALRKEPLTVYGDGKQTRSFQYVSDLVEGLMKLMEGDHIGPFNLGNPGEFTMLELAKVVQDTIDPEARIEFRPNTADDPHKRKPDISRAKELLGWEPKVPLHEGLPLMVTDFRKRIFGDQEESTEAAGGLS, from the exons ATGGCGTCGGAGCTGACGAaccggcgcggcgccgcggcgcacgGCTCCGCCTCCAACGGCGGGGAGTACTCCCCGAAGCCCTCCAAGCCGCTCTCCTGGCtctcccgcgccgcccgctacgccgccgccgagcaccgCCCCGTCTTCGCCCTCGCCGGCATGctcttcgccgccgccctcttcaccttctcctcctcctcctccacatcCACCTCGTCCTACCCCGCCGCGTCGGCCGGATTCGGCCACCTCGCCATCGGCGGGCACCCGTCCTTCCGCGAGTCCTCCGTCGGCGGCAAGGTGCCCctgggcctgcggcggcgcgcgctgcgggTGCTCGTGACGGGCGGCGCCGGCTTCGTGGGGAGCCACCTGGTGGACCGGCTGGTGGAGCGCGGCGACAGCGTCATCGTCGTGGACAACTTCTTCACGGGGCGCAAGGGGAACGTCGCGCACCACCTCCGGAACCCCAGGTTCGAGGTGATCCGCCACGACGTCGTCGAGCCCATACTGCTCGAGGTCGACCAGATCTACCACCTTGCCTGCCCGGCCAGCCCCGTGCACTACAAGTACAACCCAATCAAGACCATC AAGACAAATGTAGTTGGGACACTGAATATGCTTGGATTGGCAAAGAGGATTGGGGCAAGGTTTCTACTCACCAGCACCAGTGAGGTCTATGGCGATCCCCTCCAGCACCCTCAGGTGGAAACTTACTGGGGCAATGTCAATCCTATTG GTGTCAGGAGCTGCTATGATGAGGGTAAGCGCACTGCTGAAACATTAACCATGGACTATCATCGTGGTGCCAACCTTGAG GTAAGGATCGCCCGGATCTTTAACACATATGGTCCTCGCATGTGCATCGATGATGGCCGCGTTGTCAGCAATTTCGTTGCTCAG GCGCTGAGGAAGGAGCCTTTGACTGTCTATGGTGATGGCAAGCAGACTAGGAGCTTTCAGTACGTCTCGGATTTG GTGGAAGGGCTGATGAAGCTAATGGAAGGGGACCACATTGGACCATTCAACCTGGGAAACCCTGGTGAATTCACGATGCTGGAGCTGGCTAAGGTGGTCCAGGACACCATTGACCCAGAAGCACGCATTGAGTTCCGTCCAAACACTGCAGATGATCCACATAAGCGCAAGCCTGACATCAGCCGTGCCAAAGAGCTTCTTGGCTGGGAGCCCAAGGTTCCCCTACATGAGGGCCTTCCCCTCATGGTCACCGACTTCCGCAAACGTATCTTCGGGGACCAGGAAGAATCCACTGAGGCAGCTGGTGGCCTTTCTTAA